One window of the Colletotrichum destructivum chromosome 4, complete sequence genome contains the following:
- a CDS encoding Putative decaprenyl diphosphate synthase, di-trans-poly-cis-decaprenylcistransferase, protein MSEIFINHITRWLFSSPPAEWAINQFRELLIGALKQGPVPQHVAFEMDGNRRYARGKKMETIEGHHHGFEALARVLEICYKCGVKVVTVYAFSIENFNRPQYEVDGLMQLAKVKLEQLTKHGDILDRYGAAVRVLGQRDLIRKDVLEVVDRAVDMTKYNKRNVLNICFPYTAREEMTTAMRSTVQEYMMPPGPKFTPFPAARISQKIMSKQLDRREPLPTIRDTSPAPSSRSDGDDGASSSTTLPPDSPSPPSHRSGSAGGHHLKNPETITAETLNNHMYTAGNPPLDIFVRTSGVERLSDFMLWQCHQDTHIFFLKCLWPDFDLQHFLPVLLEWQWRQKKQIETEERPRQATIKARKLA, encoded by the exons GTCGGAAATATTCATCAACCACATCACCAGGTGGCTTTTCAGCTCCCCGCCGGCCGAGTGGGCGATCAACCAATTTCGCGAACTCCTCATTGGCGCCCTCAAGCAGGGCCCAGTCCCTCAACATGTCGCATTCGAGATGGACGGCAACAGGCGCTATGCTCGCGgcaagaagatggagacgaTAGAGGGCCACCACCACGGATTCGAGGCTCTGGCAAGG GTTCTCGAGATCTGCTACAAAtgcggcgtcaaggtcgtGACTGTGTACGCTTTCAGTATAGAAAACTTCAACCGCCCGCAATACGAGGTCGATGGGCTTATGCAGCTGGCCAAGGTGAAGCTTGAGCAGTTGACAAAACACGGAGACATCTTGGATCGCTACGGTGCGGCGGTTCGCGTCCTCGGTCAGAGAGACCTGATCCGCAAGGATGTCCTCGAGGTTGTTGACCGGGCGGTCGATATGACCAAGTACAACAAGCG CAACGTACTGAACATCTGCTTCCCGTACACGGCCAGAGAGGAAATGACGACGGCCATGCGATCCACCGTGCAGGAGTATATGATGCCCCCTGGCCCCAAGTTCACCCCATTCCCGGCTGCTCGCATCTCGCAAAAGATCATGTCGAAGCAGTTGGACCGTCGGGAACCTCTCCCCACCATCCGTGACACATCGCCCGCTCCCTCTTCGCGATcagacggcgatgatggtgcgtcgtcgtcgactaCTCTTCCACCCGActcaccgtcaccgccgagcCATCGTTCCGGTTCTGCAGGCGGCCACCATCTGAAAAATCCCGAGACCATCACAGCCGAGACGCTGAACAATCACATGTACACTGCCGGAAACCCGCCGTTGGACATCTTCGTTAGGACTAGTGGCGTGGAGAGACTCAGCGACTTCATGCTATGGCAGTGTCACCAGGACACTCACATCTTCTTTCTCAAGTGCCTCTGGCCCGACTTCGATCTGCAGCACTTCCTCCCGGTGCTCTTGGAGTGGCAGTGGAGGCAGAAAAAGCAGATTGAGACCGAGGAGCGCCCGAGACAAGCGACCATCAAGGCGCGGAAGCTCGCTTGA
- a CDS encoding Putative inhibitor of growth histone-binding protein, with protein sequence MKSAKAASGDASSSSRRSQPVRQTRTNPPRVSSGLRGSANGRDSLAGGTASDQPIDIYPAITYFSDAIAALPKELVRHFTLLKEVDAKIFAPEDALFKLVDTAMNAPPPQPRPANDASSSVAPASAPMSAQNSSSGAPPGGPVPPAPSTDGSYTTSIYDPSTYPRRQLFRQTAYKIQEMLGSLEEKNHVISTANDALQKQLARIDDVWPHVETEFSDEAKWGSTTHWAYPENRAATKAAHTERSRREGAAAISAAAQQLAEEAAARSESRKQAVQAKKSQKTAPQESDFDEAEGRGKAEPGKKGHGSSKARKAAEPAANVGLGISTNGTTNGAAPQPKRRKVEKTPSGNNATERAMSAVFGATASKAKTTSPRETPAPEGGPKKRKALPTGTGQAKKSKNGATGMSPSVASSPVMSTFPDPILPRGSPAPTVTPVPPAPKPPTSSRAKQSTTQAAVEGGKQSRPPSSASAKPNGIVPPPMPEVAPSATLPKPTVETKPVVEELSVPPALEPPKQEPEPIEMIAKPSIPAAKQKKETPKPEEIETPVEPPPVHQTITAATVTKSGRASKPSTPAMATFQEAARPKSARNTDSNNTSKRKKSNAVTTGKATKTADQTEDSEDIEEAEIHASKRYDYTEDEPTYCYCTSVSYGEMVACDANNCEREWFHLNCVGLKVAPKGSSKWYCEECLQRLSKQGKKLSKYNVLPDSLNMRKQRAPPY encoded by the exons ATGAAGTCAGCTAAAGCAGCGTCAGGGGACGCttcgtcgagcagcaggagaTCGCAGCCGGTTCGCCAGACTCGTACCAACCCCCCGCGCGTCTCGTCTGGCCTCCGCGGATCGGCCAACGGGCGCGACTCTCTTGCTGGCGGCACTGCTTCCGACCAGCCCATCGACATCTACCCTGCGATTACCTACTTCTCCGATGCCATTGCCGCTCTCCCGAAAGAGCTCGTCCGACACTTCACCTTGCTGAAAGAGGTCGATGCCAAAATCTTCGCCCCCGAAGATGCGCTTTTCAAGCTCGTCGACACTGCCATGAAcgctccccctccccagcccCGACCGGCGAACGATGCATCCAGCAGTGTCGCGCCCGCGTCAGCGCCGATGAGTGCGCAGAACAGCTCCAGCGGAGCTCCTCCTGGCGGCCCGGTACCTCCTGCTCCCTCGACCGACGGTTCCTACACGACGTCGATTTACGACCCCAGCACCTACCCACGGAGACAGCTGTTTCGACAGACAGCGTACAAGATCCAGGAGATGCTTGGATCGTTAGAGGAGAAGAACCATGTCATCTCTACTGCGAATGATGCTCTCCAAAAACAGCTCGCTCGGATTGACGACGTCTGGCCGCACGTCGAGACCGAATTCAGCGACGAAGCGAAGTGGGGGAGCACCACACACTGGGCCTACCCCGAGAACAGAGCCGCCACCAAGGCGGCACACACTGAGCGCTCACGGCGTGAGGGCGCTGCTGCCAtctctgctgctgcccagcAGTTGGcagaggaggccgccgcccgaagCGAATCGCGCAAGCAGGCTGTTCAAGCGAAGAAGAGTCAGAAGACTGCACCTCAAGAATCGGACtttgacgaggccgaaggcCGCGGCAAGGCAGAACCGGGCAAGAAGGGTCACGGAAGCAGTAAGGCGCGCAAGGCAGCCGAACCCGCCGCCAACGTGGGCTTGGGCATCTCGACAAATGGCACCACGAATGGAGCGGCGCCGCAGCCCAAGAGAcgcaaggtcgagaagacgCCTAGCGGAAACAATGCGACGGAGCGGGCTATGAGTGCCGTCTTCGGAGCCACTGCGTCAAAGGCGAAAACCACAAGCCCCAGAGAGACTCCGGCACCAGAAGGCGGCCCGAAGAAGCGAAAGGCCCTCCCGACTGGTACTGGCCAGGCCAAGAAAAG CAAAAACGGAGCCACCGGCATGTCTCCCTCGGTTGCTTCATCTCCCGTCATGAGTACCTTTCCCGACCCTATATTACCTCGAGGCTCTCCAGCGCCAACTGTCACCCCGGTGCCCCCTGCTCCCAAGCCTCCCACTTCTTCACGGGCCAAGCAAAGTACAACTCAAGCGGCGGTGGAGGGTGGAAAGCAGTCTcgaccgccgtcgtctgcgTCGGCCAAGCCGAACGGAATCGTACCACCGCCGATGCCCGAGGTCgccccgtcggcgacgttgcCAAAGCCTACCGTCGAGACGAAGCCTGTTGTCGAGGAGCTTTCGGTGCCGCCTGCACTGGAGCCCCCGAAACAAGAGCCTGAGCCGATCGAGATGATCGCCAAGCCAAGCATACCCGCGgcgaagcagaagaaggaaacACCGAAGCCCGAGGAAATCGAGACACCTGTAGAACCTCCACCGGTGCACCAGACAatcaccgccgccacggTGACGAAAAGCGGACGCGCCAGTAAGCCGTCGACACCTGCGATGGCGACATTCCAGGAGGCAGCAAGACCCAAGTCGGCCCGCAATACAGATAGCAACAACACGAGCaagcggaagaagagcaaTGCAGTCACAACTGGCAAGGCCACCAAGACGGCGGACCAAACCGAGGACAGTGAGGATATCGAAGAGGCGGAGATACATGCCAGCAAACGCTACGACTACACGGAGGACGAGCCAACGTATTGCTACTGCACTAGCGTAAGCTACGGCGAGATGGTAGCTTGTGATGCGAACAACTGCGAGCGGGAATGGTTCCACCTTAACTGCGTGGGTCTCAAGGTAGCCCCCAAGGGCAGCT CGAAATGGTACTGCGAAGAGTGTCTGCAACGTCTCTCGAAGCAAGGAAAGAAGCTGAGCAAGTACAACGTGCTGCCGGACTCCCTGAATATGCGCAAGCAACGAGCGCCTCCGTACTGA
- a CDS encoding Putative leucine-rich repeat domain superfamily, giving the protein MAAPRPPLQPHTSSQDHTPPGAPPTGHNISQTQTKYKMDSPEPHRPATPEKNGRSSFSSIRENDSDLAQTFTSSKVSSYAQKVTSAVFDDSSASPSPVASPSLEMGEVQFMPPVTLPSSRLHGGWYPASSFKGWKQINVKGKTASRSFSDLQALHMAWSTPPAPSQGNNKFSNGRAPMERLPLEMLGSIIELLVLDIPPPYGTARRNVDLMSLLLTSRSIHAATLNTLYKHITIPHSRIFRKFLSNITTHPALGTIVRRIDFSHFNNATLFESASERKGTRNLTAETLVQCLELTPHLQEFLAMEHIDDDLGAEVLQKLFFDMPRLQALDFAGCTSPAFKNSFASLVDTAWPQTLSITRLSFHKCLTLPSALFEEVLPRLANVTHLDLAQTKITDRALQSIPKTAKITHLNIAKCTLLTAPNVIDFLATHPAVRNLVYLSVATDARSHQLLDVEDVSQLIPVLPKTLKSLSLKGSRMDDAHIELLRPLTKSLEELAVGRNMDVNAAAKLLEPADEKKQEEPHTLRYLDLSDLWGNELDIVDLFSSRNSLLRPSSVPLEVVEISEQSFKSLSRNRTLERIGWSLQEIGSRCWMVRLQDHRKDQDRGYRWWKMGADNWGMRKIPVARAEVGGMYGSFMFGRKL; this is encoded by the exons ATGGCAGCTCCGCGACCTCCTCTTCAACCGCATACCTCGTCCCAGGACCACACCCCCCCAGGCGCTCCTCCGACAGGCCACAACATCTCTCAGACACAGACGAAATACAAAATGGACAGCCCGGAGCCGCACCGACCTGCGACCCCAGAAAAGAATGGCAGGTcgtccttctcttccatCCGCGAGAACGACTCCGACCTAGCCCAGACCTTTACCTCTTCCAAGGTCTCATCCTACGCCCAGAAAGTAACCTCAGCCGTGTTCGACGACTcttccgcctcgccctctccggtcgcctccccttccctcgaGATGGGCGAAGTCCAGTTTATGCCCCCCGTCACCCTGCCCAGCAGCAGACTCCATGGCGGCTGGTATCCTGCCTCAAGCTTCAAAGGCTGGAAGCAGATCAacgtcaagggcaagacGGCGAGCAGGAGCTTCAGCGATCTCCAAGCTCTGCACATGGCATGGAGCaccccgccggcgccttccCAAGGCAACAACAAGTTCAGCAACGGCCGCGCGCCCATGGAACGACTGCCCCTCGAGATGCTCG GATCCATTATCGAGCTCCTCGTTCTCGATATTCCCCCGCCGTACGGTACTGCGCGCCGCAATGTCGACCTGATGTCTCTGCTGTTGACTTCAAGGTCGATCCACGCTGCGACCCTGAACACGCTGTACAAGCACATTACCATTCCTCACTCGAGAATCTTCCGCAAGTTTCTCTCAAACATCACGACCCACCCTGCGCTAGGCACAATTGTACGGCGCATCGACTTCAGCCACTTCAACAACGCGACGCTGTTCGAGTCTGCCAGCGAGCGCAAGGGCACCCGGAACCTGACGGCGGAGACGCTGGTGCAATGCCTCGAGCTGACGCCCCACCTCCAGGAGTTCCTGGCCATGGAGCATATCGATGACGATCTCGGTGCCGAGGTGCTGCAgaagctcttcttcgacatgcCCCGATTACAGGCGCTGGACTTTGCAGGGTGCACGTCGCCCGCTTTCAAGAACTCATTTGCATCCCTGGTCGACACGGCTTGGCCCCAGACGCTCTCGATCACGCGGCTGTCGTTCCACAAGTGCCTgacgctgccgtcggcgctgTTCGAGGAGGTTCTGCCGCGCCTAGCCAACGTCACGCATCTGGACCTTGCCCAGACAAAGATCACGGACCGAGCGCTGCAGTCGATTCCGAAGACGGCCAAGATTACCCACTTGAACATTGCCAAGTGTACGCTGCTCACGGCGCCTAATGTCATCGACTTCCTCGCGACCCACCCGGCGGTGAGGAATCTTGTCTACCTCAGCGTGGCCACCGATGCCCGGAGCCACCAGCTCCTGGACGTGGAGGACGTCTCGCAGCTCATTCCTGTGCTGCCCAAGACGCTTAAGTCCCTGAGCCTTAAGGGGAGCCGCATGGACGATGCGCACATTGAGCTGCTACGGCCACTGACTAAGtccctcgaggagctcgccgtcgggcGCAACATGGATGTCAATGCCGCGGCCAAGCTGCTCGAGCCggcggacgagaagaagcaggaaGAGCCCCACACGCTGCGGTACCTCGACCTGTCGGACCTCTGGGGCAATGAGCTGGACATTGTCGACCTTTTTTCGAGCCGAAACTCGCTGTTAAGACCGAGCTCGGTGCCGCTCGAGGTGGTGGAGATCTCGGAGCAGTCGTTCAAGAGTCTGTCTCGGAACAGGACGCTGGAGCGCATCGGCTGGTCCCTGCAGGAGATCGGAAGCCGATGCTGGATGGTCCGACTGCAGGACCATCGCAAGGACCAGGACCGCGGCTACCGATGGTGGAAGATGGGCGCCGACAATTGGGGCATGCGCAAGATCCCTGTCGCgcgcgccgaggtcggcggcatgTACGGGTCCTTTATGTTTGGACGCAAGCTATGA